A single Camelus bactrianus isolate YW-2024 breed Bactrian camel chromosome 1, ASM4877302v1, whole genome shotgun sequence DNA region contains:
- the KRTAP24-1 gene encoding keratin-associated protein 24-1: protein MAFPGYSGDCRGICYRTHCIIPVTPSVALCSSDVSPPLGLGLPSCYQGTLWLLDNCQETCGEAPICESPSCEPRTCTTSCDQSNSGVPCNSAAVSKIRSACETTNVRPSPSCNPCTQTKGYVSDCSTPSRYTCKAHQTLSNGFKYSGSLNCLSRSLRPLNHYTLGSLGYRSYQNFGFIPDSFSPSSCIANSCRFQNYLRRNCQYPTYQPLSYFSRNFQSLSCIPSTFPPLRYLCRGCRPLSCY from the coding sequence ATGGCTTTTCCAGGCTATTCTGGGGATTGCAGGGGCATATGCTACAGAACCCACTGTATTATCCCAGTGACGCCTTCTGTTGCTCTTTGCTCCAGTGATGTAAGCCCTCCCTTGGGTCTTGGATTGCCTAGTTGTTACCAAGGAACTCTCTGGCTTCTGGATAACTGCCAAGAAACCTGTGGTGAAGCACCAATCTGTGAATCTCCCAGCTGTGAGCCCAGGACCTGCACCACAAGCTGTGACCAGTCAAACTCTGGTGTGCCCTGCAACTCTGCAGCAGTGAGCAAAATACGCAGTGCCTGTGAAACTACCAACGTCAGACCCAGCCCCAGCTGCAACCCATGCACTCAGACCAAAGGGTATGTATCCGATTGCAGCACACCCAGCCGATACACATGCAAAGCCCACCAGACCCTCAGCAATGGCTTCAAATACTCTGGGTCACTTAACTGCTTATCCAGGAGTTTACGGCCCCTAAACCACTACACACTGGGTAGCTTGGGGTATAGAAGCTACCAAAATTTTGGCTTCATACCAGATAGCTTCTCACCCTCATCTTGTATTGCCAACAGCTGCCGATtccaaaattatttaagaagaaaTTGCCAATATCCAACTTATCAGCCCCTGAGCTATTTTTCAAGAAACTTCCAGTCTCTGAGCTGTATACCAAGTACCTTCCCTCCTCTGAGGTATTTATGTCGTGGTTGCAGACCTCTGAGTTGCTATTGA
- the KRTAP26-1 gene encoding keratin-associated protein 26-1 — protein MSCHSYCSGNYSLGSSGNLCHISLPSSIALCSTNVSCGDVLCLPSSYPDHTLPLNNCQETCSESTSCQPATWEPSLCETSSCPSTACYVPRPCQGTNLIPASYISGSCLPVSCRPLSYAFSSCRPLSLLTYGCRPLNCLPCGPQPLSVVSSSLRPLRPLFSGCQPLTQVFSSCRPSCSALGGQ, from the coding sequence ATGTCTTGCCACAGCTACTGCTCTGGAAACTACAGCTTGGGATCCTCCGGAAATCTCTGTCatatttctcttccctcctccattGCCCTCTGCTCTACCAATGTGAGCTGTGGAGATGTCCTCTGCTTGCCCAGCAGCTATCCCGACCATACCTTGCCCCTGAACAACTGCCAAGAGACCTGCAGCGAATCTACCAGCTGTCAGCCAGCCACCTGGGAGCCCAGCCTCTGTGAGACTTCCAGCTGCCCTTCCACTGCTTGCTATGTGCCCAGACCCTGCCAAGGGACCAACCTTATTCCTGCTTCTTACATCTCTGGCTCCTGCCTCCCAGTGTCCTGCAGACCTCTGAGCTATGCCTTCAGCAGCTGCCGACCCCTGAGCCTCCTTACCTATGGATGCCGCCCCTTGAATTGTTTGCCTTGTGGTCCTCAACCCCTTAGTGTTGTGTCCAGCAGCCTCAGACCTCTGCGTCCTCTCTTCAGTGGATGCCAACCTCTGACACAAGTGTTCAGTTCTTGTCGTCCATCCTGCTCTGCATTGGGAGGCCAGTAG